A part of Aegilops tauschii subsp. strangulata cultivar AL8/78 chromosome 2, Aet v6.0, whole genome shotgun sequence genomic DNA contains:
- the LOC109738131 gene encoding peroxidase P7, whose protein sequence is MKPSRAAMLAMVGLVAAVLSRAALSTAAPSLISMPNADGLSYDFHDESCPNLRQMVHDAVEEAIKEDIGVVAGLLRVMFHDCFPQGCDASLLLFDKFWSELNMPQNNGIRRNAVYLIESIRIKVQDACGPTVSCTDIMNLATREAVMHFEVPGYEVPLGLLDSRAPAPRENVEQLPGPDFNATQLIESFQSRGFDITDVVALSGAHTIGRSSCGSFKNRFGENADFVRWLQGTCARNPNHLQDLDVTTPEKFDNVYYNNLKEGKGVLNSDMALTHDASTSWLVDGFAQDQGWFFSQFGTSMRKMAHLPSEFGNNGEIRKYSCFWANLHGPKGPTADLAASA, encoded by the exons ATGAAGCCCAGCAGGGCAGCAATGTTGGCCATGGTAGGCCTGGTTGCCGCAGTGCTGTCCCGggcggccttgtccacggcggcGCCATCGTTGATCTCTATGCCCAACGCCGACGGCCTTTCCTATGACTTCCACGACGAGTCATGTCCAAACCTGCGGCAGATGGTGcacgacgccgtggaggaagcaATCAAGGAGGATATCGGTGTTGTCGCCGGCCTCCTCCGCGTCATGTTCCATGACTGCTTCCCACAG GGCTGTGATGCGTCGCTTCTACTGTTTGACAAGTTCTGGAGCGAGCTGAACATGCCTCAGAACAATGGAATCAGAAGGAACGCAGTGTATCTCATTGAGAGCATTCGCATTAAGGTTCAAGACGCCTGCGGGCCCACTGTCTCCTGCACGGACATCATGAACCTCGCCACCCGCGAGGCCGTGATGCACTTCGAGGTGCCAGGCTATGAGGTGCCGCTCGGTCTACTGGATAGCCGCGCGCCCGCTCCCAGAGAGAACGTAGAGCAGCTGCCGGGCCCCGACTTCAACGCCACCCAGCTCATCGAATCCTTCCAGAGTCGCGGTTTCGACATCACCGACGTCGTGGCCCTCTCCGGTGCGCACACGATCGGGAGGTCAAGCTGCGGCAGCTTCAAGAACCGCTTTGGAGAGAACGCCGACTTTGTTCGTTGGCTCCAAGGCACCTGCGCCAGAAACCCTAACCATCTGCAGGACCTGGACGTGACCACCCCTGAGAAGTTCGACAACGTGTACTACAACAACCTGAAGGAGGGGAAGGGGGTGCTCAACTCCGACATGGCCCTCACACATGACGCCAGCACCAGCTGGCTGGTCGACGGCTTTGCGCAGGACCAAGGGTGGTTCTTTTCCCAGTTCGGCACCTCCATGAGGAAGATGGCACATTTGCCGAGTGAGTTCGGAAACAATGGTGAGATCCGCAAGTACAGCTGCTTCTGGGCCAACTTGCATGGCCCGAAGGGGCCTACTGCTGATCTCGCGGCATCAGCTTGA
- the LOC109748240 gene encoding peroxidase 22.3, with product MAVLSRAAMVLTMMGLAATSALSQPSLISMTTDVPLPDGLSYDFHALSCSNLQNMVRDAVQGAMARDAGVVPGLLRLFFHDCFPQGCDASILLTGGNSEQNMPQNGGLRRSVLDLIEGIRATVHRACGPTVSCADITSLATKEAVMQSRLPGYDVPLGRRDSLAPATAQQVGILPGPDFNVERLVRTFADRGFDKMDLVALSGAHTVGKASCGSFRNRAGENADFVRVLQQVCARNPGHLQDLDVTTPNTFDNRYYNNLQVGRGVLNSDMALTHDGETRNWVNNFAGNQGWFFSQFSTSMRKLAHLPGGNIGEIRNNCFRRNGNGESVVLAAEIFAAFA from the exons ATGGCGGTGTTGAGCAGGGCAGCGATGGTGCTGACCATGATGGGCCTCGCTGCCACTTCAGCCCTTTCACAGCCGTCGTTGATCTCCATGACCACCGACGTGCCCCTTCCCGACGGCCTGTCTTACGACTTCCACGCCTTGTCCTGCAGCAACCTACAGAACATGGTGCGCGACGCCGTGCAGGGAGCGATGGCAAGGGATGCCGGCGTCGTccccggcctcctccgcctcttcTTCCATGACTGCTTCCCTCAG GGTTGTGACGCATCGATCCTGCTGACGGGAGGCAACAGTGAGCAGAACATGCCTCAGAACGGTGGGCTTCGGAGGAGCGTGCTCGACCTCATCGAGGGCATCCGCGCAACCGTGCACCGCGCATGTGGGCCCACCGTGTCATGCGCCGACATCACCAGCCTCGCCACCAAGGAGGCCGTCATGCAGTCCAGGCTGCCGGGTTATGACGTGCCGCTTGGCCGCCGAGACAGCCTCGCGCCTGCTACGGCCCAACAAGTCGGGATCCTGCCCGGACCCGACTTCAACGTCGAGCGGCTCGTGAGAACCTTCGCCGATCGCGGGTTTGACAAGATGGACCTCGTGGCGCTCTCTGGTGCGCACACCGTCGGCAAGGCCAGCTGCGGCAGCTTCAGGAACCGCGCCGGGGAGAACGCCGACTTCGTCCGCGTGCTCCAGCAAGTTTGCGCCAGAAACCCTGGCCACTTGCAGGACCTCGACGTGACCACCCCCAACACGTTCGACAATAGGTACTACAACAATCTTCAGGTGGGGAGGGGAGTGCTCAACTCCGACATGGCGCTCACCCACGACGGTGAGACCAGGAACTGGGTCAACAACTTCGCCGGGAACCAGGGGTGGTTCTTTAGCCAGTTCAGCACCTCCATGAGGAAGCTGGCGCATTTGCCAGGAGGAAACATCGGCGAGATCCGCAACAACTGCTTCAGGCGCAATGGGAATGGAGAGTCTGTCGTCCTCGCCGCTGAGATTTTTGCGGCCTTTGCTTGA
- the LOC109747578 gene encoding serpin-ZXA-like, producing MADAVRDGQTALALRLAKHLAEDGFAGKSKNMAFAPLSIHAALALVTAGARGATEAQLLSFHGAPSAADLAAFGRRVADTVLADQMEDESAPRVLFGGGVWVDASCGGLKKAFRDVATKSYKSQARTVNFADDPEEAVEIINDWVKKATNNLINSLFFPSDINADTALVVATAVYFKGLWRNPFHRANTSPRQFHLLDGSCVKAKFMSKSSQSQFISCLDGFKVLKLPYLGPWKTKADAAHAAPLKSRGGPGAAAAVDADDTQFSMLFFLPDEQLGIANMVDMITAAPSYLQSILPKTMVENVQVTLPKFEISFDWDLGKDLQRLGLSLPFSRDVGDLRGMFQKPDMRRPMFVTKAMQKVIIKVDEAGTEAASIMRGFCGGGLPPDMVPFVADHPFSFLIMEERSGVIVFAGHVLDPTK from the exons ATGGCCGACGCAGTCCGTGACGGGCAGACGGCCCTGGCGCTCCGGCTCGCCAAGCACCTCGCGGAGGACGGCTTCGCCGGCAAGAGCAAGAACATGGCGTTCGCGCCTCTGTCAATCCACGCGGCGCTTGCGCTCGTTACCGCGGGGGCGCGCGGTGCCACGGAGGCCCAGCTGCTCAGCTTCCACGGCGCGCCGTCGGCGGCTGATCTGGCCGCCTTCGGGCGGCGCGTGGCGGATACCGTCCTCGCCGACCAGATGGAGGACGAGAGCGCCCCCCGCGTGCTCTTCGGCGGCGGTGTCTGGGTCGACGCTTCCTGCGGCGGGCTCAAGAAAGCCTTCCGGGACGTAGCCACCAAGTCCTACAAATCGCAGGCTCGCACCGTCAACTTTGCCGATGAT CCGGAGGAAGCAGTGGAGATCATCAACGACTGGGTGAAAAAGGCCACGAACAACCTCATCAACTCCCTCTTTTTTCCGAGCgacatcaacgctgacaccgcccTCGTGGTCGCCACCGCGGTCTACTTCAAAGGCCTATGGCGCAATCCGTTCCACCGGGCCAACACGTCGCCTCGCCAGTTTCACCTTCTCGACGGCAGCTGCGTCAAGGCAAAGTTCATGAGCAAGTCTTCTCAATCCCAGTTTATCTCTTGCTTGGATGGTTTCAAGGTTCTCAAGCTTCCCTATCTGGGCCCATGGAAAACCAAGGCAGATGCCGCCCACGCAGCTCCTCTCAAGAGTCGCGGCGGTCCAGGCGCCGCTGCAGCTGTCGACGCTGATGACACTCAGTTCAGCATGCTTTTCTTCCTCCCCGATGAACAACTCGGCATCGCGAACATGGTGGACATGATCACTGCTGCGCCAAGCTACCTGCAGAGCATCCTACCCAAGACGATGGTGGAGAATGTCCAGGTTACGCTGCCCAAGTTTGAGATCTCCTTTGACTGGGACCTTGGAAAGGACCTCCAACGGCTGGGGCTCTCGCTGCCGTTCTCTCGCGACGTGGGTGACTTGCGAGGCATGTTCCAGAAGCCTGACATGCGGAGGCCCATGTTCGTGACTAAGGCCATGCAGAAGGTGATCATCAAGGTGGACGAGGCAGGGACCGAGGCCGCTTCGATCATGCGCGGGTTTTGTGGTGGTGGTCTGCCGCCGGACATGGTTCCGTTTGTTGCCGACCACCCGTTCAGTTTCCTCATCATGGAGGAGCGGTCTGGAGTGATCGTTTTCGCCGGCCATGTCCTTGACCCTACCAAGTAA
- the LOC109747575 gene encoding peroxidase 31 produces MASSGAMVLAMMGLLAALVCPAAAAATEFISMPTDNVGDHSYGVHATVCPNLENIVRDKVADARRNDISVVAGLLRIFFHDCFPNGCDASLLLEPSHLYSSERDLPQNKGLHEGALQLIQRIRDAVREAKCTDVSCADITMLATRDALMMSGAPRYDVHLGRKDSKRPASFAEVRRFLPARDAKIRDLIQVFDSRGFNKGDLVALSGAHTIGKATCPSLEFRTGEPAWFVKAIKENCPRSGDKKHILDVTTPDVFDNKYYGNLLVGLGVLGTDMELLQHQETRFFVENWAKDEHLGWFHGHFAAAMKKMADLPVDPNGEYRDNCFRPKLVRNLTADGFVASA; encoded by the exons ATGGCGTCGAGCGGTGCAATGGTGTTGGCCATGATGGGCCTCCTCGCCGCGCTGGTCTGCCCTGCTGCTGCGGCGGCGACGGAGTTCATTTCCATgcccaccgacaacgtcggcgaCCACTCCTACGGCGTCCACGCCACGGTCTGCCCCAACCTGGAGAACATTGTGCGTGACAAGGTGGCGGATGCGCGCAGAAACGACATCAGCGTCGTCGCCGGCCTCCTCCGCATCTTCTTCCACGACTGCTTCCCTAAC GGCTGCGACGCATCGCTCCTGCTGGAGCCAAGTCACCTCTACTCCAGCGAGCGGGACCTTCCCCAAAACAAAGGGCTGCACGAGGGCGCGCTCCAACTCATCCAGCGTATCCGCGATGCCGTGCGCGAAGCCAAGTGCACGGACGTGTCGTGCGCCGACATCACCATGCTCGCCACCCGGGACGCCCTCATGATGTCCGGGGCACCAAGGTACGACGTGCACCTTGGCCGCAAGGACAGCAAGCGCCCCGCCTCGTTTGCCGAGGTCAGACGCTTCCTGCCCGCACGCGATGCCAagatccgggatctcatccaggtcTTCGACAGCCGCGGCTTCAACAAGGGTGACCTAGTCGCGCTCTCCGGCGCACACACCATCGGCAAGGCAACCTGCCCGAGCCTAGAATTCCGCACCGGGGAGCCTGCCTGGTTCGTCAAGGCAATCAAAGAGAATTGCCCCAGATCAGGGGACAAGAAGCACATACTCGATGTTACCACCCCCGACGTGTTCGACAACAAGTACTACGGCAATCTCCTCGTAGGGTTGGGTGTGCTTGGCACCGACATGGAGCTCCTCCAACACCAGGAAACAAGATTTTTTGTAGAAAACTGGGCTAAGGACGAGCATCTGGGGTGGTTCCATGGGCACTTCGCCGCCGCCATGAAGAAGATGGCAGATTTGCCCGTGGACCCAAACGGCGAGTACCGCGACAACTGCTTCAGGCCCAAGTTGGTGAGGAACCTCACCGCAGACGGTTTCGTGGCCTCGGCTTGA